The Sander vitreus isolate 19-12246 chromosome 5, sanVit1, whole genome shotgun sequence genome includes a region encoding these proteins:
- the LOC144517536 gene encoding G2/M phase-specific E3 ubiquitin-protein ligase-like codes for MNGIERRLFEGNGIKGKSPVYSISDVENGFYRNAGEVFSVSLAQGDTAPCFFRNWCFQFLATGDFDTLQLTKDDVDDQEYSSLIERVEAATDLTELTEEIVSCGYTGLVKLDRKDIIIRAIVLHATMRLTPILQQIRKGIKAYNLVELIGRHPDLCSNLFVPKEDDDRAEADYTDY; via the exons ATGAATGGCATTGAGAGGCGACTGTTCGAGGGCAATGGCATAAAGGGAAAGAGTCCTGTCTATTCCATAAGTGACGTAGAAAATGGTTTCTACAG aaatgcAGGAGAAGTGTTCTCAGTCAGCCTCGCTCAGGGTGACACAGCACCATGCTTCTTTAGAAATTGGTGTTTCCAGTTCCTTGCAACAGGAGACTTTGACACTTTGCAGTTGACCAAAGACGATGTGGACGATCAGGAATATTCTTCACTGATAGAAAGG GTGGAGGCGGCAACTGATCTGACAGAGTTGACAGAAGAAATTGTGAGCTGTGGTTACACAGGGCTTGTAAAGTTGGACAGGAAGGACATTATTATAAG AGCCATTGTTCTACATGCTACAATGCGTCTGACTCCTATCCTTCAGCAAATCAGAAAAGGCATAAAGGCCTACAACCTTGTGGAGTTGATTGGGAGGCACCCAGATCTCTGCTCAAACCTGTTTGTCCCCAAAGAGGACGATGACAGA GCAGAAGCTGATTACACTGATTACTGA